One segment of Brassica napus cultivar Da-Ae chromosome C3, Da-Ae, whole genome shotgun sequence DNA contains the following:
- the LOC106358954 gene encoding glutathione S-transferase T3-like, which yields MDFHPFTESANFVDLLNSQQSVSSTQVPFLATEGIEDLHFAEASRNKERRTWTPTDDIVLISSWLNTSKDAVIGNEQRSLAFWTRIAAYYNASPKVAGCEKREASHCKNRWQKINDIVCKFCGAYEAATRQKTSGQNENDVLKLAHEIFFTNHNKKFTLEHAWTELRNDQKWCALSTAKKDGSSKKRMCEDDSEMMEHSATADGGTKRPQGVKAAKRCSKERMSKKTVLDGNDLSNFQTMWGIKKQDLDMKERLSKMKLLDSLIAKPEPLAAYEEGLKKKLIDELMSN from the coding sequence ATGGATTTTCATCCATTTACCGAGTCTGCAAACTTTGTTGATTTACTTAACAGTCAACAAAGTGTTTCTTCAACACAAGTTCCCTTCTTAGCTACTGAAGGTATCGAAGATTTGCACTTTGCTGAAGCCAGTcgtaataaagaaagaagaacCTGGACGCCTACAGACGATATTGTTCTCATCAGCTCGTGGTTAAACACGAGTAAAGATGCAGTAATAGGGAATGAGCAAAGGTCGCTTGCATTCTGGACAAGAATTGCTGCGTACTACAATGCTAGTCCTAAGGTTGCTGGCTGTGAAAAGAGAGAGGCATCTCACTGCAAGAATCGTTGGCAGAAGATCAATGACATCGTTTGCAAGTTCTGCGGTGCATATGAAGCAGCTACCAGACAGAAAACGAGTGggcaaaatgagaatgatgtccTCAAGCTAGCACACGAAATCTTCTTCACCAACCATAACAAAAAGTTCACTCTAGAGCATGCTTGGACAGAATTGCGTAATGACCAGAAGTGGTGCGCCTTGTCTACTGCTAAAAAAGATGGAAGCTCCAAGAAGAGGATGTGTGAGGATGATTCAGAGATGATGGAGCATTCTGCTACTGCTGATGGAGGAACAAAGCGTCCTCAAGGTGTTAAGGCAGCAAAGAGATGCAGCAAAGAAAGGATGTCTAAGAAGACAGTGCTTGATGGGAATGACCTGTCTAATTTTCAGACAATGTGGGGCATCAAGAAGCAAGATTTAGACATGAAAGAAAGGCTGTCCAAGATGAAGTTATTGGACAGTCTCATTGCTAAACCCGAACCTCTTGCGGCTTATGAAGAAGGTTTGAAGAAGAAACTCATTGATGAGTTAATGTCTAATTAG
- the LOC106361076 gene encoding polyadenylate-binding protein 2-like encodes MAQVQTANGTSAAAPAQIGTTSLYVGDLDLNVTDSQLFEAFSQMGQVVSVRVCRDLATRKSLGYGYVNLANPQDAARAIQEMNFMPLYGKPIRVMYSHRDPSVRRSGAGNIFIKNLDLAIDHKALHDTFSTFGNIVSCKVAVDASGQSKGYGFVQYADEESAQKAIEKLNGMLLNDKQVYVGPFLRRQERDSSANKTKFTNVYVKNLGESTTDDDLKKAFSEYGKITSAVVMKDGEGKSKGFGFVNFENADDAARAVEALNGHKFDDKEWYVGRAQKKSERETELRVRYEQNLKEAAEKFQSSNLYVKNLDPSISDEKLKEIFSPFGTVTSCKVMRDPSGISKGSGFVAFSTPEEATEAMSQLSGKMVESKPLYVAIAQKKEDRRVRLQAQFSQPRPVAMPPSAGPRMPMFPPGGPGIGQQMFYGQAPPTMIPPQPGYGYQQQLVPGMRPGGGHGPNYFMPMVQPHQQRPGVGGRRPGGIQQFQQQPPMMQHQMHPRGRNIRYSQGRGVSGGDVPPYDMGNNNMPLPIGTLASNLANASPEQQRTMLGENLYPLVEKLEAESAAKVTGMLLEMDQTEVLHLLESPEALEAKVAEAMDVLRSVAAGGAAEQLASLNLS; translated from the exons atggcTCAGGTTCAGACTGCGAACGGCACCAGTGCGGCGGCTCCGGCCCAGATCGGCACGACGTCTCTCTACGTGGGAGATCTGGATCTCAACGTGACTGACTCGCAGCTTTTCGAGGCGTTTAGCCAGATGGGTCAAGTGGTCTCGGTTAGGGTTTGCAGAGACTTGGCCACTCGCAAGTCGCTAGGGTATGGATACGTCAACTTGGCCAATCCCCAAGATG CTGCGAGAGCAATCCAGGAAATGAATTTCATGCCTCTCTATGGGAAACCTATAAGAGTTATGTACTCTCACCGTGATCCTAGTGTTCGCCGAAGTGGTGCTGGTAACATATTCATCAAG AATTTGGACCTGGCCATCGACCACAAGGCACTCCATGACACCTTTTCAACCTTTGGGAACATTGTGTCGTGCAAGGTGGCTGTGGATGCTTCTGGCCAGTCCAAAGGCTATGGGTTTGTGCAATATGCCGACGAAGAATCCGCCCAGAAAGCTATCGAGAAACTGAACGGCATGTTACTCAACGACAAGCAAGTGTATGTGGGTCCTTTCCTCAGGAGACAAGAAAGAGACTCGTCTGCCAACAAAACCAAGTTCACCAACGTGTACGTGAAGAATCTCGGGGAAAGTACTACCGACGATGACTTGAAGAAGGCTTTTAGCGAGTATGGAAAGATAACAAGCGCTGTGGTGATGAAAGATGGAGAAGGGAAGTCTAAGGGCTTTGGCTTTGTCAACTTTGAAAACGCTGATGATGCTGCCAGGGCTGTGGAGGCTCTCAATGGTCACAAGTTTGATGACAAGGAGTGGTATGTTGGTAGAGCCCAGAAGAAGTCCGAGAGGGAAACGGAACTTAGGGTCCGTTATGAGCAGAACTTGAAGGAAGCTGCTGAAAAGTTTCAGAGTTCAAACTTGTATGTGAAGAATCTGGATCCTAGCATATCTGACGAGAAACTCAAGGAGATATTCTCTCCTTTTGGTACCGTTACGTCTTGCAAG GTGATGCGTGATCCTAGTGGAATCAGCAAAGGTTCGGGTTTTGTTGCTTTCTCAACTCCCGAAGAAGCAACCGAAGCT ATGTCGCAGTTGAGTGGTAAAATGGTTGAAAGCAAGCCACTCTATGTTGCTATTGCGCAGAAGAAGGAAGACAGAAGGGTCAGACTACAG GCTCAGTTTTCCCAACCGAGGCCAGTTGCAATGCCGCCATCTGCTGGCCCTCGCATGCCAATGTTTCCCCCGGGGGGTCCTGGTATTGGACAGCAAATGTTCTATGGTCAAGCCCCTCCTACCATGATTCCTCCCCAG CCCGGATATGGATACCAACAGCAGCTTGTTCCGGGGATGAGACCAGGTGGAGGCCACGGACCCAATTACTTCATGCCTATGGTTCAGCCACATCAGCAGCGTCCTGGAGTTGGGGGAAGACGCCCTGGAGGGATCCAACAGTTCCAGCAGCAACCTCCCATGATGCAGCACCAG ATGCATCCAAGGGGTCGGAACATCCGGTACTCCCAAGGGCGTGGTGTTAGTGGTGGTGATGTGCCTCCATATGACATGGGCAACAACAACATGCCATTGCCCATTGGAACTTTGGCTTCAAATCTGGCTAATGCTTCTCCAGAGCAACAGAGGACG ATGCTGGGTGAGAATCTGTACCCGTTGGTGGAGAAGCTCGAGGCAGAGTCTGCAGCCAAAGTGACTGGGATGCTTTTGGAGATGGACCAGACGGAAGTTCTCCATCTTTTGGAGTCACCAGAAGCTCTCGAGGCTAAAGTTGCAGAGGCAATGGATGTTCTGAGGAGCGTTGCTGCTGGTGGTGCAGCCGAGCAGCTCGCTTCCTTGAACCTCTCTTAA
- the BNAC03G77210D gene encoding uncharacterized protein C6G9.01c: protein MSKKKSNSSSSSMRKLSQAGDKPWLQQKKPGKLGKEIDDIFGGGKNKKQLSQAGVKPAKKTGKIGKEIDDIFGGRKKKKVEVETNEKEEAPVNKARVAKRKRSEVDGFNSNPKTGPRKRTEDGLLVFTEDELGINKANAGNTPLCPFDCQCCF, encoded by the coding sequence ATGTCGAAGAAGAAGAGTAACAGTAGTAGTTCTTCCATGAGGAAGCTATCCCAAGCTGGAGACAAACCTTGGTTACAGCAAAAGAAACCTGGTAAGCTAGGGAAAGAGATTGATGACATCTTTGGTGGGGGAAAGAATAAGAAGCAGCTATCCCAAGCAGGAGTCAAACCTGCCAAAAAAACTGGTAAAATAGGGAAAGAGATTGATGATATTTTTGgtgggagaaagaagaagaaggtagaAGTGGAAACAAATGAGAAAGAAGAGGCCCCTGTGAATAAAGCAAGAGTGGCAAAGAGGAAGAGGAGCGAGGTTGACGGATTCAACAGCAACCCAAAAACCGGACCGAGGAAGAGGACTGAAGACGGGTTACTAGTGTTCACGGAAGATGAGCTTGGTATCAATAAGGCCAATGCTGGTAATACGCCTCTGTGCCCTTTTGACTGCCAGTGTTGCTTCTAG